GCAGAAATCAATAGCTTTCTTCAAGCCATTATTGGCTCCGTGAGAATACTCTTCCTCGTTCCGGATCGAACCGTTAGGTCCACCGGTCTTGGTCTTAGCATCGTAAGTTCCGGCATCGTGCCAGCTGCATCAAATCAAGCTAATTCAAACACAGAAAAGGGAAACACACAGTTGCACGATCGCAGCGTTGACCGTGTACGAAGCGAAATCTAGGTATTAAAATCAATCGTttaattgaagaagaaaaaaaataaaaagagtgagagagaagaagaagaaggagttaCGCTAATCGGAGCATGAGAGGAGCGCAGTTCCTGTTAGCGATGAGTGCGCGGAGATCGCGGCGAGCCTTGTCGACCTCCTTGAGGTACTCTGCATCGACGACTACCGGCAACGCCATTCTCAACGGATTCTGGcggaaaggaaaggaaaaacgAAACAACAAACAAACCTCCCCTCACCTCACTGCAGCAGAGTCTGCTAAGTGCTAACTGTGAAATGTGAATGGATAACTGTATTGTATTGTATGGGTGGTGTTCCCATTTCCCAATCCCATCGCTTATTCTATTCCCATGCCTTCCCACTTCTCTCTTGCCACGTCACGTTACTTAATTGGCTCACAAGCTTCACGAAAATGCATAATCAATCACCTAAAAATAAAGGGACAAAATTCATACTtccattcacttttttttattactacttAAAACTAtagcattaattttatttaataatttgagatttttgttaataaaactaTTATGCACTAAAACAATGTGTTAAAAAATCATTGAAGGATGTCTCAGCTCCACCCAGCATAAAACGAGCTTTCATATGTATATGGACACGTTTCTTATGCAAAAGGTCAATATACAAGAACATCCAATTTGTTGGTATCTAATCTAAAAAAATACTGTCCAATTTGTtggtatatatatagagagagcctttttttatattgggtttataatttttgtttaaaacttagacttatttaaaacaatgaaaataattgttttgattACTTTCATTTATTATACTGAACactaatagttttcttaaataGAATCTTGGCACTTAAACTGACGTTTTCAAATGTTATAAATTCAATAGTTTTTCATCCCCGAATTTCAGTGCCAAAAATGcatcttcaatttaattttttatacattcaaaatatttgataaaaaaaataatactttataatatatattggaatataattaaaatttattaaaataaaatgtagaaTGTAGAATTTTTACACATTCGGACGTAAAGCTGGTTTGTTGTGTGTAGTCCGAAAATCTTGGTGTAGATTTTTTACAAACGAGCCTACTTGTGCTTGATTAGTTACACAAGTTAAGAAAGACGAAGAAAAGGCCCAATTTGAGGAATTTTCGTCTTAGACAATTTCCAACAGAAATGATTAATGGTACGAAATGTTTTTACGAACGGATGGAAGCCGCTGGGAGCCGTTGATGAGATTTTACCTCTTGTAAACTGAATTTTCCAAACCAGCATGATTGGATGTTAACGATTTCCAAAATTTCCCGAGTTTTAAGTACCCAATAGTAAAATTGCCTCTCGATTCATAATATTGGATCACATTCTGATTCTGTTGAAATTATGGTTCAAGCTGAAAGCTGGATACGCATCATATAGGTCGTTCTTCAATGATACCAATTAAGGTAAATGTATATAATCCAAACCAAATCATATCTATGCTTTTGCTATTTCAAACCTTTTTATCTCAAACATGTACATGATTGACAAATAAAACCAATATATATCCCAGGAACACATGAAATACCCTTCTCACCTTTTCCTTACACTGCAtggaaaacaaatttttaaaaaggaaagaaggggaGAAAGAAACAGAAGTACAAATCTATGGAGAATTTAATCATCATGCTTCCAAGGTTCTCCACTGCAACTCTATCTGGAGGCGACCATTCTTGGAGTCTATAAGATGGTACTTCTCATTGATTCTTTTGTTGGCAACAACATCCCCAAGATTGATGTCGATATAACCCAATGGTTCCTAATGCCGTAAGGAGCAGAAGATAATAAAACTCAAGTCAGATCAAGTAAcatgaaagggaaaaaaaacgtTGAGCTTAATTTCACGGCAAAGCACTGTTGTTTCAAAAGAACATATTAGTGCAAACAAGGAATCATCAAGTGTTAAATCAAAGTTGCAATGGGCGAGCTTATAATTTCTCATTTTAGCAATAAAAGGCAAAAATGCAAGAAACACTTTGAAACAAAGATGCTCCGTAGAGTATATAAAAGCAGCATGAGTGTATAGTTTACCGCACAACATAACAAAGATCCTACTAACTATCTTCTGAAAATTCAATATAATGTTCCTCTGAACTAATGAAGtcaatttcacatgcactagaTTCTAGAAACATGAATACAATCATCCCTCAACATACATTTAGgctaaattatataaaactcCCTTGAAGTTTGAGACATGCGATTTACTTTCTttgattcaaattaaaacaaTCAACTTCCCAATAATAAGGTTCCATCAAAATAGACAGCAGTGAGCATGACATTACCCAAAGCTAAAGGCACTTGTGTAATTCAGCctacatttttatatttggatTTGGAATCATTAAAAGTTTGTGCAGATTCCACACgtgttttaacttttttcaaCAATTTGAGGCTTTCTAGTCTAACTCACTCTTGCATAAGGCTCGGGCTTAGTTTCTACAGTATGCCATCATACTAATGATAATGCATCACATAATTCAGAACTCTAGAGTTGCTATGATTATGTACCTTTTGGTGGAGCAGGTTTCTTGATGAAGTACTGACAACCTCCACATGCAATCTATCATTGGTGGGAGGCTCCTCCACCATAAATTGGAACTCATCTTCCCATCTTGGATCTCTGTTCTTTTTAATGCGCTGTGATTATAACCATAGGCATCATCAGCATTCCATACAAAAATCAGTATTCCATACAAAAAAACCAATATCAGCCTGAATTTAATGTATACATGTATCACTCCAATCTTTTTATCTTTGACATTTGCATCTGCATCCCATTATCTTCTtgctcttttctattttttgttagattaataaaaagaattatgAATTTGCTACTCGAGTaaagacaagaaaaaataactagACCATATGCTGGGTAGAATGGTTAGACTACAATATGTTTGATTAAATTCTCCAACAGTATACCACATTCTATAAGAGATTTGCCAAACTGGAACCTGTACCCCCACCCCTCCTAAGTAGCATCTATTAGCAACAACCTATGGGGATTTAGTTGAATGGAAATAATTTCAGAAACCCATTAAGGAGTATTAAAACCCAAGCTTGTAAAGAGGGGTTTTCCCTATCTTCCAGGGGAAAGGTTAGGGAgcctaatattttatttattccagATAATCCAGaagaaacaaaaagtaaaatgcAAGTATTTCTTGGGATTCTGTACCTTAGTTTTTTTCTCCTCCCCTCTGAAAATAAGACGTACATGTGGATTAGTGTGATACTTTCCTTCAACGTCTTGAGCTTCATGGACTATAACTACAAGCAAACCTCCACCAGCTGGAGTACCTTCAGGAGCTTTCGGTACTGTCTGTGTCTCCTCAAACCCCTTGCCCAAATCCTCCTCCTTGAAGGGTTTATAAGTCAATTCCACAACAATCTGCCCTCGTGACTTCTCATTTTGGACATCATTAGGATCCATATTTTTTAGGAGGTCAAGAGAAAAACGTTTAGTCTCTTCAGGGGAAACTTCTTTTAAAGGGATCACATTCATACCCATCTTGTCATGCTTCCCAACCTAAGCACAGATACAAAAAAACAACATTCAGTTATGATATCATAAGAAGAAACTAGAAAAAACACTTACAGTTCAACAGATTTACCTGCTCCCAGTCATAAACATTAATCTCTAAAACCTGGGAGTCTGGATCTTTAACAACCATATTGAATTCTTCATTCCATTCAGGATTTAAGTTCTTGTGCTTCACAGTAGTCTTTTTCGATGGCAATTTATCCTCAGTAAGCTTTAGCTTCACATAAGGGTCAGATGCACCAAGAAGATCTTTCTTCTTTAACTTAATTGCTTGCAGAACCTTTACATGTAAAATACCAACAGGCCTCTTCAAGGCTCTAAGATTCCCAATAACATTCAcaagaaaaaacagaaaagagtTAAGGTAATATACCATTATATTTTGACAAACATTTATAGAAATGAAGTAACATACTTTGACATATCTAACACTTGAACTTCCAAGGTTTTGGGCCATAGATACATGTTTGCAACCTGATCTTTAATAAGCTCCTGAAAATAAGCGATGAATACTTCaataaaccaaaaccaaaacaagcgtagtacaataacaataacatgGATATGTTACAAAAGCATAAACCGCGAGTGCACACCATAAACCAAAGAATACATTACATATGTGCTATACATAAAAGGACCACCAGTTTTCTGTGTACACTTTAATCTGtaataataaaacttaaataaaacaagGTAGCATAATCAAGAAAATGGAAGGCATTTAAGATGGCCAAAACAAACTTTCAATTTCATAGATGTGACCAATCAAATGATATTTCTATAACTAATTCTACAAGAGAAGAAAATGCCAAAACAAAAAGCTGGCTTGAATCTAAAAAGGTAACAGCACCCAACTGAATCTGACACCACTGGACCACTTTAACCAAGAAGACCTAATTATACCCTCAATGAACTGTAAAATAACACCTTACAAGCCCACAAACAGTTCAAATTCAGACCCCTACACTACATATTTCGTCATGTTCACATCACACAGGTTCTTATTTCCTTTAGCAATCAAATTTCTATCTGACATGTGCAAACACAACACCAGCTTGATGCAAGAAATTGTTCCATGATAATTTTCCCACCATTATGCCAGCAAAGATGTTTTGTGCATACACAAATCAATGGTCTGTACTGAGAATATCacacatttcaaaataaaatctacTTGAGCAAACAATTGTTCATTTCTAGCATGGTGAGATTGTCTACTATGCAGCCGGTGTCAACTCTGGCttaaagaatggaagaagaatgtAAGCAAGTTCAGACTTCAAATATTAACCATGTAGATaggaaaggggggggggggggggggggagcagACAAACAGATAAAGAAGATACCATCTTATACCTGAACAATCCTATAGACCCCCGGAATAGACATAAGATCAGCCCCTATGAGCTTTAGCCCAAAGTCAACATGTGGCTGCAAAATAATGTACACCAAAAACAGAAAGAAGATAATAACCGgatataaaataatcacaaGTTGATATCAATTTGGGGCAGGAAGAAAACAATACCAAAGTTTCCaaacattcaaaataaaatcaaataatttaattatgtataaGCAGGAAGAAAAAATGTTAGAATTTCAACATCATCAAGGATATCATAAAATGGCAATAATAACTCCAGATATCATCATAAGCATCAACAAAAATATACCTACAATCGCAAATcatttgcatatggaagaaacccacccaaaaagaaaagaactacAATCACAATTATATTTGAAGTTACTAAACTACTAATAAGGGAGGAAAGCAAGTTATTTGAACATGATCCCTTGTCGACAAAAGCTGAAAGCTTGATAAATGATCATCACTATAATAGCCCTAGAATctctcaaaaatattttgaaggtCACCTTTCAGTTTTAAAATGTGTAAATATCAGTGACtatgatgaatttttttaattctaaacaAGTCAAGTGCAAaggttatttatttcatttaggTTACGTCAGAAAAGGGAGTTGTGATTGTGATTGCCAGAAGTTAGTGATTCTTAATACATGTCTAGTATTcctaaaagtaaaaacaattaCATTCTTAAAACATTCAAGACTTTATGGGGACAAATAGCAATGAAATGTACATGTAACAAAAGAAGACAGAAATATATCCTGAATTTAAGCATTTTCAATAGGAAGACCATGCATTGAACTTGCACATAAGTAGGTCAGAATGAAAGATCTATCCCAGCTCCTCTTTCCCAATAAGAATAGAATATCCAATCATCCAGTACGGGGTTTCTATCAACATTACTTCCAACTAGAAAACACTCCATGATAACACTATCAAATACTCTACTTGTGTCTTTCATTACATGTTCAAGTGAGCATGCAAAGTAGGTGGGGGGAAGTAATACACCCAACAATCACCAACCTTTTCCATGAGAGAGACGTATATGTTCGCAAAGCAAGGAAAGCTAGGAACCAAAGGCTTCAAAGTAATACGAGGCAAAAGGAAAACTTGCAAATCCACAACCTGAAAAGAAATAAGAGCTCTCAGTGGGAAGGGAAAAAAAGTTATCAATCCCCTCTCTACCAACACGCACCAAAACACAATAAAGTTACCTGCACAGTTGCTTTCAACCCAAATGCCTTAACAGAAACAGTGACATTAGGATTTGCAGCCCATTTTACAGAAGGCTCCATAATTAACTCCTTCTCATCAGTCACATAAACTTTCATTCCTATAAATGTGCATTTAACAAAAGAAGTATTAGGAATATTCATGACAAAAACAGAGGATCTTATGGGGAAATGCattataatagaaaatattgaTTTAAGACCAACAAGCCATATAAGAAGATTTTGTGTGTAAATGCTGGTTACTCTTTCTGTAACTCTGCTTCATATCCCAAAAAGGCTAATATCTTTGGTATCACCGGCAATGTCTAAAAATAGCAAATATTCATGGACCCTAGATTCACTGAGTCACATTTCACACAGTCAAGGGAGCAGTCATGATCTAAtggctatttttttctttttctaatattatattaactttacagagtaaaaaaataaaattaaaggttAAGATTCAAAATTCTGTCTTTCTGACTGCAGAAAATCCACATCAAATATTTATCCCCTTGTAAGCAATAGAAGAGAATAGAAACTCGGTGAAAACAGCTAACACTGTTCACAAGACATTGTCGGACAATTACAAGGTTCTTATCCGGATCTACTTACTAACCTTGAAATGTTGGAGGCAGTGACCCCAGTGTGAGTGTTTCAAACTCAACGGAATCAATTTTGTATTTAGGAATCTGCTCAGCAATTATAGGTTTTGCAATGTTCTTCGCAGTCTTGCATATTgcctaaataaattaaaaatatctccATAGTCAAACAAGCTTAGAAACAAGGAGAATCAAAAGCCTAGTATAGTAGATGTTAATCTCGAAGAGTTAAAGCATATATTAAAACTACAAACCTTGTCAAGATACGGCCACATATATTCTACAAACTTGTTCAGCCAGTCAagcttgacaaaaaaaaaaaaaaaattaaacaaattattcaGTAGTCAAATCCtactaaagtaaaaaaaaaaaaaaaaaagcaagtacAAATTGGGTAATAGTAGGTTACCCGATCAAAATCGGGATTTTTTATCCAAAGAGGAATCTCGGGAAACATTCGTTGCAGAGTCTCTTGCTCTTGCTCCGCCAATGGCTTGATTTCAGGATCCTGTCCAAGCCACAGTTATTAAATTCAAACACAAAGACAACAATGCTTAAAGAATCATATGCAGCAGCATATAGCTGCTACACACAAACATACGTACCTCAACATTGGTGGGTTGGAAGTAGATGAAGAGAAAGTAGCCAGCCACGAGACCAATCGAAATCCCAACCCCAAATCCCAAAAACCCCAAAATGGTACCAAAGAAACCCATTTCAACtcgattctttttctttcagcTAAACTCTGTTCCAGATCGCGATTTCTCTCCACTACTACTACACCATTATTCCTCTACTCGGTTTATCGCAAtagatcaattattttaaagtaaggaaaaaaaatcgtTAGAGATTTTGTCCTTATAGCTGAGGTGGGGGCAGGTTATTGAAACGGTTGAAGACCAAAGACGAAGCAATTGAACGGCGAGAGACGGAAACAGAAAGCAAAGCATCCctaaaatgaattaatataaataaatatacacgTGGCGTGCATGGAAAGCTGTCGGCATGGGTTTCAGCCAGATCACCTGATGGTGACCGTGATTGCCAATGCCTCTACGCGGATACTGGACACCTGGCTAGTTTCCATGTAAAATAAGACAAGCAAGTAGTTACCTTTCACACCAAAGACAGAAAATATTAAGACATAAGAAACATTTTaatctacaaataaaaataaaaattatcgggaataaaaataatatttatgttgGTAGCTATTGCAACTATGATTCAACACTTTGACCGGTTGAGTGTTGACTCTCTAGTAATAGTAAGTAGTTGGTGAAAGAAAGGTCAGATGGGCCATGCATGGGTCCAGTAATCAAGTTGTTAATCCATAGCTTTGATATTAAACAATGAGCGTTTATTCAAAACATGGCAGTGATTGCAACTCATTATGATAGTTTTCAAGCTCCCAACCCCCTCCCACCCCTCAATTCAATCCCTTACGCTTTTAGTTAgaaattagaagaagaaaaattgactggaaataaaatacaatagaaTATTTGGCTTTTTGGtttcaataaaaatgaaaggagaaattttaatattataaaaattaatacataatCGATTCAGTATGTGTTTGGATTGTATTCAAAACTATGGTGGAGGATGATGAAGTAGatcaaacttaattttaatcaaaaaattgcatatattagttatctttataaaattaattatgatcaaAAAATCATGGTGGAGTTGAAATAAGTAGgaataatttataattctaTCAAAATCAACAATAATTGATTTTTGTCCAATTTACTCTCAATCAtatgtttattgtttattgattttaaaagaataattaaaagtctcgatatatttatttacttttgaatgcattttgtctaatttatttttacactcATCCTTAATAGTGTGATagatcatattaaaaatataataaaaatattaaaaaatatattgtttatcCTCTTTGACCAAAGATTTACCCTCACACTGGTAcgcttaatattatttatactttGATGCTTAT
The nucleotide sequence above comes from Glycine soja cultivar W05 chromosome 11, ASM419377v2, whole genome shotgun sequence. Encoded proteins:
- the LOC114375738 gene encoding synaptotagmin-2-like, which codes for MGFFGTILGFLGFGVGISIGLVAGYFLFIYFQPTNVEDPEIKPLAEQEQETLQRMFPEIPLWIKNPDFDRLDWLNKFVEYMWPYLDKAICKTAKNIAKPIIAEQIPKYKIDSVEFETLTLGSLPPTFQGMKVYVTDEKELIMEPSVKWAANPNVTVSVKAFGLKATVQVVDLQVFLLPRITLKPLVPSFPCFANIYVSLMEKPHVDFGLKLIGADLMSIPGVYRIVQELIKDQVANMYLWPKTLEVQVLDMSKALKRPVGILHVKVLQAIKLKKKDLLGASDPYVKLKLTEDKLPSKKTTVKHKNLNPEWNEEFNMVVKDPDSQVLEINVYDWEQVGKHDKMGMNVIPLKEVSPEETKRFSLDLLKNMDPNDVQNEKSRGQIVVELTYKPFKEEDLGKGFEETQTVPKAPEGTPAGGGLLVVIVHEAQDVEGKYHTNPHVRLIFRGEEKKTKRIKKNRDPRWEDEFQFMVEEPPTNDRLHVEVVSTSSRNLLHQKEPLGYIDINLGDVVANKRINEKYHLIDSKNGRLQIELQWRTLEA